A section of the Oryza sativa Japonica Group chromosome 1, ASM3414082v1 genome encodes:
- the LOC4324989 gene encoding proline transporter 1, translating into MKCACVRECVCISLIAYEMAASSLDAEAAAAGQQDKAGSGSYTTAATAHQIDTDSWQQVGVLLVVGFNCAYVLSFSNLMMAPLGWGWGIACLLFIGAASWYANWLLAGLHVIDGQRFIRYRDLMGFVFGRKMYYITWFLQFITLILGNMGFILLGGRALKAIHAEFSSSHSPARLQWFIAATGFVYFAFAYFVPTISAMRNWLATSAALTVAYDVALIVILIKDGKSNKQKDYNVHGTQAEKVFGAFGAIAAILVCNTSGLLPEIQSTLRKPVVSNMRRALLLQYTAGAAVYYGISVAGYWAYGAAVSEYLPDQLSGPSWATVLINATAFLQSIVSQHLFTVPIHEALDTQMQRLDEGMFSRYNLGRRLLARGLVFGANAFVTALFPFMGDFVNLFGSFVLFPLTFMFPSMVVLKIKGKDEAGRWNRIWHWGIIVASSVLSVVTTAAAVRLIVHNASVYHFFADM; encoded by the exons atgaagTGTGCGTGTGTGAGAGAGTGTGTATGTATCAGTTTGATTGCATATGAAATGGCTGCTTCATCGCTCGACGCCGAGGCAGCAGCTGCAGGCCAACAAGACAAGGCCGGCAGCGGCAGCTACACCACTGCAGCCACTGCTCATCAAATAGACACAG ATTCATGGCAGCAGGTAGgggtgctgctggtggtggggTTCAACTGCGCCTACGTGCTGAGCTTCTCCAACCTGATGATGGCGCCGCTGGGTTGGGGGTGGGGCATCGCCTGCCTGCTGTtcatcggcgccgcctcctggtaCGCCAATTGgctcctcgccggcctccaTGTCATCGACGGCCAGAGGTTCATCCGCTACAGGGACCTCATGGGCTTCGTCTTCG GGAGGAAAATGTACTACATCACTTGGTTCCTGCAGTTCATCACCCTGATACTCGGAAACATGGGCTTCATTCTGCTAGGCGGAAGAGCACTCAAG GCGATACATGCGGAGTTCAGCAGCAGCCACTCACCGGCGAGGCTCCAGTGGTTCATCGCTGCAACCGGATTCGTCTACTTCGCCTTCGCCTACTTCGTGCCGACCATTTCCGCCATGAGGAACTGGCTGGCCACGTCCGCCGCACTGACCGTCGCCTACGACGTCGCCCTCATTGTCATCCTAATCAAAGACG GGAAATCGAACAAGCAGAAGGACTACAATGTCCACGGGACGCAGGCAGAGAAGGTGTTCGGCGCGTTCGGCGCCATCGCGGCCATCCTCGTGTGCAACACCTCCGGGCTGCTGCCGGAGATACAGTCGACGCTGCGGAAGCCGGTGGTGTCCAACATGCGGCgggcgctgctgctgcagtaCACGGCCGGGGCGGCGGTGTACTACGGGATCAGCGTGGCCGGCTACTGGGCGTACGGCGCCGCCGTGTCGGAGTACCTCCCCGACCAGCTCAGCGGGCCCAGCTGGGCCACCGTCCTCATCAACGCCACCGCCTTCCTCCAGAGCATCGTCTCGCAGCAC CTGTTCACGGTGCCGATACACGAGGCGCTGGACACGCAGATGCAGAGGCTGGACGAAGGGATGTTCTCGCGGTACAACCTCGGGAGGCGGCTGCTGGCGAGGGGGCTCGTGTTCGGAGCCAACGCCTTCGTCACCGCGCTCTTCCCCTTCATGGGCGACTTCGTCAACCTCTTCGGCTCCTTCGTCCTCTTCCCTCTCACCTTCATGTTCCCCAGCATGGTCGTCCTCAAG ATCAAAGGGAAGGATGAAGCAGGGAGATGGAACAGGATTTGGCACTGGGGCATCATCGTCGCCTCCTCCGTCCTCAGCGtcgtcaccaccgccgccgccgtccgtctcATCGTCCACAACGCCAGCGTCTACCATTTCTTCGCGGACATGTAA
- the LOC4324987 gene encoding uncharacterized LOC4324987: protein MVKVATYFAMTFGAFLFWQSMDRVHVWIALHQDEKKERMEREQEIKRMQAELMAQAKESES, encoded by the exons aTGGTGAAGGTGGCGACCTACTTCGCCATGACCTTCGGCGCGTTCCTCTTCTGGCAGTCCATGGACAGGGTCCACGTCTGGATCGCCCTCCACCAGGACGAGAAG AAAGAGAGGATGGAAAGGGAACAGGAGATAAAGAGAATGCAAGCTGAGCTAATGGCCCAAGCAAAGGAGAGTGAATCATGA
- the LOC4324990 gene encoding E3 ubiquitin-protein ligase RGLG2, with protein MGGGQSRSPRDGSGHGRYGHSPSFQQQWGGGGGGGGGGGGGYPYGQDAHGGGYYGAPAPQGGYAAPYPAYQQPPPPMPSPAATQPPARAGGASKPRLDRRYSRIADDYHSVDQVTDALAQAGLESSNLIVGIDFTKSNEWLGKFSFHGRSLHHISNAPNPYEQAISIIGQTLSKFDEDNLIPCFGFGDATTHDQDVFCFYPDLRPCNGFSEALSRYRELVPHLRLAGPTSFAPIIEMAMTIVEQSGGQYHVLLIIADGQVTRSVDTASGQLSSQEQKTVDAIVRASELPLSIVLVGVGDGPWDMMKEFDDNIPSRAFDNFQFVNFSEIMNKNMPQSRKEAAFALSALMEIPQQYKATVELGILGRRSFKSPERVPLPPPGGSHDAYSYGSKSFSKPSTYPQSSTSSSSYPHYETAQSSSPAVPSSTYDNQVCPICLVNPKDMAFGCGHQTCCDCGQSLESCPICRSPISTRIKLY; from the exons ATGGGAGGGGGCCAGTCGAGGAGCCCGCGGGACGGGAGCGGCCACGGGAGGTACGGCCACTCGCCGTCGTTCCAGCAGCagtggggcggtggcggtggcggcggcggcggcggcggcggtgggtatCCCTATGGGCAGGATGCGCATGGAGGAGGCTACTacggcgcgccggcgccgcaagGGGGATACGCGGCGCCGTACCCGGCTTatcagcagccgccgccgccgatgccgtccCCAGCGGCGACGCAGCCGCCGGCCCGGGCGGGGGGCGCGTCCAAGCCGCGCCTCGACCGCCGCTACTCGCGGATCGCCGACGACTACCACTCCGTGGATCAG GTTACTGATGCACTAGCTCAAGCAGGACTTGAGTCTTCGAATCTTATTGTTGGCATTGATTTCACAAAGAGCAATGAATGGTTAG GAAAATTTTCCTTCCATGGACGCAGTTTACATCACATTAGCAATGCACCTAATCCGTATGAACAAGCAATCTCGATCATTGGACAGACACTGTCGAAATTTGATGAAGATAACTTGATTCCCTGTTTTGGATTTGGAGATG CAACAACACATGACCAAGACGTCTTCTGTTTTTATCCTGATTTGAGACCTTGCAATGGATTCTCAGAAGCTCTAAGCCGGTACAGGGAACTTGTTCCACACTTGCGCTTAGCTG GACCAACATCCTTTGCACCAATCATTGAGATGGCAATGACCATCGTGGAACAAAGTGGCGGGCAGTACCATGTTCTGTTGATAATTGCTGATGGGCAG GTTACAAGGAGTGTAGACACTGCATCTGGGCAGCTGAGTTCACAAGAGCAAAAGACTGTTGATGCTATTGTGAGAGCTAG TGAATTGCCGTTGTCTATTGTGCTAGTAGGAGTTGGTGATGGCCCTTGGGACATGATGAAAGAGTTTGACGACAACATTCCTTCTCGTGCTTTTGACAATTTTCAA TTTGTGAATTTTTCGGAGATCATGAACAAAAACATGCCCCAATCAAGGAAAGAGGCAGCATTTGCACTTTCAGCCTTGATGGAGATACCTCAGCAATACAAAGCAACTGTTGAATTAGGAATTTTAGG TCGTCGCTCTTTCAAGTCGCCTGAAAGggttcctctccctccccctggTGGAAGCCATGATGCTTACTCGTATGGATCAAAAAGCTTTAGTAAACCAAGTACCTACCCACAGAGTAGTACATCATCATCGTCATATCCTCACTATGAAACTGCACAGAGTTCGAGCCCTGCTGTACCTTCTTCTACTTATGACAATCAG GTTTGCCCAATCTGCCTTGTGAACCCCAAAGACATGGCGTTTGGCTGCGGACACCAG ACCTGCTGTGATTGTGGGCAGAGCCTCGAATCGTGCCCAATATGTCGCAGTCCAATCTCCACAAGAATAAAGCTATACTAG
- the LOC4324988 gene encoding magnesium transporter MRS2-F — protein MRPSAAAGGGGGGGGRRKAAAAAAAASREWLVVPASGQARVEEAGKHAVMARTGLPARDLRVLDPLLSYPSTILGRERAIVVNLERVKAVITAAEVLLPNSKDPAFASFVCDLQARVLASSSDQAAEFTDMEGESSAVTSPFPALTSTTPNELEMTNKNSNVVGGMTHSNSMPTLTAAKDGNTKVLPFEFRALEVCLESACRSLEEETSTLEQEAYPALDELTSKISTLNLERVRQIKSRLVAISGRVQKVRDELEHLLDDEMDMAEMYLTEKLTRQEISETSSRVEVDDPSQLEVDRDEDYRSEADVSNGTFIGYKPHIEELEMLLEAYFVQIDGTLNKLSHLREYVDDTEDYINIMLDDKQNQLLQMGVMLSTATVVITAGVAVVGLFGMNIGISLYADPTNEEEKRASNMKFWETTLGTIAGCTVMYIVAMGWGKRSGLLQ, from the exons ATGAggccctcggcggcggcgggcggcggcggcggcggcggcgggaggcggaaagcggcggcggcggcggccgcggcgagccgGGAGTGGCTGGTCGTGCCGGCGTCGGGGCAGGcgcgggtggaggaggccgggaaGCACGCGGTGATGGCGCGGACGGGGCTGCCGGCGCGCGACCTGCGGGTGCTGGACCCGCTGCTGTCGTACCCTTCCACGATCCTGGGTCGCGAGCGCGCCATCGTCGTCAACCTGGAGCGCGTCAAGGCCGTGATCACCGCCGCCGAGGTGCTGCTCCCGAACTCCAAGGACCCCGCCTTCGCGAGCTTTGTCTGCGACCTGCAGGCCCGCGTCCTCGCCTCGTCCTCCGACCAG GCTGCAGAATTTACTGATATGGAAGGCGAATCATCTGCAGTTACTTCACCATTTCCTGCTCTGACTTCAACCACACCAAATGAATTGGAGATGACTAACAAGAATTCCAATGTGGTAGGCGGAATGACTCACAGCAACAGTATGCCCACATTGACTGCTGCAAAAGATGGAAATACCAAAGTTTTACCCTTCGAATTCCGAGCACTTGAAGTGTGCCTTGAGTCAGCCTGTAGAAGCCTAGAAGAGGAA ACGTCGACTCTGGAGCAAGAGGCGTATCCGGCACttgatgagctgacttcaaagATAAGCACACTAAATCTTGAGCGAGTTAGGCAAATTAAGAGCCGCCTGGTTGCAATCTCTGGTCGTGTGCAGAAG GTGAGGGATGAACTTGAGCATTTGTTGGATGATGAAATGGACATGGCTGAAATGTATTTGACAGAAAAGCTTACTCGACAAGAAATAAGTGAGACTTCATCTAGAGTTGAGGTTGATGACCCATCTCAACTGGAGGTGGATAG GGATGAAGATTATAGAAGTGAGGCAGATGTAAGCAATGGTACCTTTATTGGCTATAAGCCACACATTGAAGAACTGGAGATGCTTTTGGAGGCCTACTTTGTTCAAATTGATGGCACACTTAATAAGCTATCTCAT CTGAGAGAGTATGTTGATGATACAGAAGATTATATCAACATCATGTTGGATGACAAGCAAAATCAACTTCTACAGATGGGGGTCATGCTCTCCACTGCAACTGTTGTCATTACTGCTGGAGTGGCCGTTGTTGGTCTTTTTGGGATGAATATCGGTATATCGCTTTATGCTGATCCTACAAATGAGGAGGAGAAACGAGCATCAAACATGAAATTTTGGGAAACCACTTTGGGAACCATTGCTGGCTGCACGGTTATGTACATAGTAGCCATGGGTTGGGGGAAGAGAAGTGGACTGCTGCAATAA